One window of the Mycobacterium xenopi genome contains the following:
- a CDS encoding HK97 gp10 family phage protein, whose amino-acid sequence MSYGFDRFGVSDAEIEAAIAASAEVDAQLNAFMENEFVPAARNNAPIDHGAYAAGIKVTKQARGGKGQVGATHWTSHFIEYGTGSDPAGTHSRFGPNTPTPEFAPMQKTAEQFGGTLDDGDHR is encoded by the coding sequence ATGTCCTACGGTTTCGACCGGTTTGGTGTATCCGACGCAGAGATCGAAGCCGCAATCGCCGCATCCGCTGAGGTCGACGCGCAGCTCAACGCGTTCATGGAGAACGAATTCGTTCCCGCAGCGCGAAACAACGCACCCATCGATCACGGAGCCTACGCGGCCGGCATCAAAGTCACAAAGCAAGCACGCGGCGGCAAGGGCCAAGTTGGTGCCACCCATTGGACGTCACATTTCATCGAATACGGGACCGGCAGCGACCCCGCGGGTACACACTCGCGGTTCGGGCCCAATACCCCAACACCCGAATTTGCGCCGATGCAGAAGACGGCTGAGCAGTTCGGCGGAACACTCGACGACGGTGATCATCGGTGA
- a CDS encoding phage tail tape measure protein: MPITIDVQARPDAASFKRAANEVEATFATAGKKAADAFGKGFSAGSKDIEDAARQYQTAYDKVADASGKAKTAETELQRLRDKAKDQAKEVEAAEKRLSNAREQEGRDSKTALDAERDLATARDRLARTNTQIVRTAEGLARSNREQARAAREATQAYRQLQEAQQRAGRGFESNAKGLISGFASQSSGLVGQLHSIGSAGGKAFIGGAIAAIVAGNFVQAVTDVARTAVGAMKDVFETGLDFDRVANKLQGVTRASAADMDRFRSVAKALGNDLTLPGVSAKDALDAMLELSKGGLGQQDVLKSVRGTLLLSTAAGISPTEAAQSQASVLQAFNLDPSQADRVADLLTAVQQAAPGEIPDFALALQQAGTVAHGFGISIEDTLATLGMFAKAGVVGSDAGTSFKTLLTHLANPSSESQEAIADLGLQLTDTQGNFIGMRNLIQQLGAAGARMRPDQFQADVAQLFGTDAIRGAMIAKDAGLKMFDQVMAEFARGGQAQQMGAAMMQGMPGIVEKVKNSIDSIKLSLSELFSSGGAQSFGNKLVEGLDSISAWIDSHKPEIIGFFTDFARIAVEAFGEVAHEAGIFLRAVGSAMSHLPGRFGEFGRSIRTAGKELVEFGTHTMPTLAHQIDVMGDRASQAARFARDLGDNIKLLPDGKTIVLKDNTAEVRANIDSTQYALENLPDGTVKIIPLTEEATLKAEAWRRQQGDQPATIPLNVNTEAATKQIQQFLAAAPKSIQITAQMAGIPGAPPAPTAPPKNLQDLLMPPAPPRRALGGIFDVYDSVASFADGKLPRHALLQPPVSGAGLVQWAEPSTGGEAFIPLNGGQRSIKIWAETGRLLGVFDEGGIRGWPSEPGTYVVTPDNIMTALQFAQSVSGRAPYGPAAGPTMYDCSGFMSAIYGILTGHGLPDGQRFFTTESDFTKLGFLPGYDPSSPFNIGVHHGGPGGGHMAGTLMGYNVESGGSHGGPLIGAGAAGATDPQFEEHYHLPGSMYGYGTGGAGGYFEPPDPKRVREAEQRVARADQRVAELEQQQRELKADAKESERMRLRDELANARQDAQDARADLAEARQGKYRSGGGGATSSFPGQIGAPIDQDFGLSKGLPGLAENLTKFFANLAFAPVLGALGAVSAAAGNPSGGGLIGIAASQPGSLFAAAGGFGGLLAGLGGPSAMGPAPLGGGGGMTVPGMGVGGLPGPGVPADAGGPAAGPTQIGGVAPAAGPGGGGFGGLGGMPMAAIQTAASGLNMLAPGAGIAAQIGIQEINRAIAYAGQVAGIGVQGLMETFLPTAGSQLAQNNWITRIVGGIAGARPQLPNTAGQSSMPSNKAPQQAQPLPQQNPGDGQPHQGSGNPPGPINITYNNNNATEAAAGPRPDVPPQQHVPRGHAVSAAVRYPANQVTPHGWYQLIKGDHPLVRLRAYDGSIDFDLMGGLSIPDRYSAPEAVHLVDLKGLIPPWRHVDQKGATEDGITQLDALYDPIEVEAKVMCRGRDPKHTRQVVRDLIASIDAKQQSEFSWLTHDLGYWWAPIRWFKGAPPDPLRGAQLDRQELTLRLRADSGFWRSYDDTATFRFAYDSMSDDFDVDHTSTQDLGPDWPQRYSGPGAGYCTSRGGQAVWAESGTDEREVVNGPYAGFDTDTDNQVIEIELGSIPEITFQGGCFNDLWGRMNRNPDGTWAGDGIRARIGLQGFFGWVELARFNNYVKTVLFERLMIIPPIFGEKFSLVCGVEGDPRMFRILRNGLPILSHKETGAGSALGADHRGVGFGMAAGAAEFGNQKSPAWVRRFNAGDNNTVSQSGFLARTNIGDQPMYDDYTLFGPGIFRIYDGPGSDEYVEFGPLLPNQVVFLRTDPRKRGAQVQDLTVVPPTPQQLNSFQQALVKFESFAFANNIPPLLQTINSLFGIKPPQGNMYSLLKGRFSNRAAIPPKSPGNPAKPYFVKVAIDDGNADSKIIASGTPLRRYPI, translated from the coding sequence GTGCCGATAACGATTGACGTGCAGGCGCGGCCCGACGCCGCATCGTTCAAGCGGGCCGCCAACGAGGTGGAGGCTACGTTCGCTACCGCTGGCAAGAAGGCTGCAGACGCGTTCGGCAAGGGATTCTCAGCCGGGTCGAAGGACATCGAAGACGCGGCCCGCCAGTACCAAACCGCCTACGACAAGGTCGCCGACGCGTCCGGCAAAGCGAAAACCGCTGAGACAGAGCTGCAGCGGCTACGTGACAAGGCCAAAGATCAGGCCAAAGAGGTTGAGGCAGCTGAGAAACGACTATCGAACGCCCGCGAGCAGGAGGGCCGCGACAGTAAGACCGCGCTCGACGCTGAACGGGATTTGGCGACTGCACGTGACCGGCTGGCGCGCACGAACACCCAGATCGTGCGCACAGCCGAGGGTTTGGCACGCTCCAACCGCGAGCAGGCTCGCGCGGCCCGGGAGGCTACGCAAGCCTATCGCCAGCTGCAAGAAGCGCAACAGCGCGCAGGGCGCGGCTTCGAAAGCAACGCCAAGGGCTTAATCTCCGGGTTCGCTTCGCAAAGCAGTGGACTGGTCGGCCAGCTCCACAGCATCGGATCCGCGGGCGGCAAGGCGTTCATCGGCGGCGCGATCGCCGCCATCGTGGCAGGCAACTTCGTTCAGGCTGTGACTGATGTCGCCCGCACCGCGGTCGGCGCGATGAAAGACGTATTCGAAACCGGCCTGGACTTCGACAGGGTTGCAAACAAGCTGCAAGGTGTGACGCGGGCCTCAGCCGCTGACATGGATCGATTCAGGTCCGTCGCAAAGGCTTTAGGTAACGATCTCACCCTGCCCGGTGTGTCGGCCAAAGATGCGCTCGACGCGATGCTGGAACTTTCCAAAGGCGGCCTCGGGCAGCAGGATGTGCTGAAGTCGGTGCGCGGCACCCTGCTGCTATCCACCGCAGCCGGGATATCCCCCACTGAGGCGGCTCAATCCCAGGCTTCGGTGCTGCAAGCGTTCAACCTCGACCCCAGCCAGGCAGACCGCGTCGCGGACCTATTGACAGCGGTGCAGCAGGCAGCGCCAGGCGAGATCCCCGACTTCGCCCTCGCGCTGCAGCAGGCGGGCACCGTCGCGCACGGATTCGGCATCTCCATCGAAGACACGCTCGCCACGTTGGGCATGTTCGCCAAAGCGGGTGTTGTCGGCAGCGACGCCGGCACCTCTTTCAAGACGCTGCTCACCCATCTGGCGAACCCGAGCAGCGAATCACAAGAAGCTATCGCGGATCTCGGCCTGCAACTAACTGATACGCAAGGCAACTTCATCGGGATGCGCAACCTCATACAGCAGCTCGGTGCAGCGGGGGCGCGGATGCGGCCGGATCAATTCCAGGCTGATGTGGCCCAGCTGTTCGGCACCGACGCGATCCGCGGAGCCATGATCGCCAAAGACGCGGGCCTGAAAATGTTCGACCAGGTGATGGCCGAATTCGCCCGCGGCGGCCAAGCCCAGCAAATGGGTGCCGCGATGATGCAGGGCATGCCCGGCATCGTCGAGAAAGTCAAGAACAGCATCGACAGCATCAAATTGTCGCTGTCGGAGCTGTTCAGCAGCGGCGGCGCGCAGAGCTTCGGCAACAAGCTCGTCGAGGGCCTCGACAGCATCAGCGCCTGGATCGACAGCCACAAGCCTGAAATCATCGGGTTCTTCACCGATTTCGCGCGCATTGCCGTGGAGGCATTCGGTGAAGTAGCCCATGAGGCTGGTATTTTCCTGCGCGCTGTCGGCTCCGCGATGAGTCATCTTCCCGGCCGGTTCGGCGAATTCGGCCGCTCAATCCGAACTGCTGGTAAAGAACTAGTCGAGTTCGGCACTCACACAATGCCGACTTTGGCGCACCAGATCGACGTGATGGGTGATCGAGCCAGCCAAGCAGCAAGGTTCGCGCGAGACTTGGGCGACAACATCAAGCTGCTTCCCGATGGCAAAACGATTGTCCTGAAAGACAATACAGCGGAAGTCAGAGCCAACATAGACTCGACGCAGTATGCGCTAGAGAACTTACCGGACGGCACCGTCAAAATCATTCCCCTCACAGAGGAGGCTACCCTTAAGGCCGAGGCGTGGCGCCGCCAGCAAGGCGACCAGCCGGCCACCATCCCGTTGAACGTCAACACTGAGGCCGCCACCAAACAGATCCAACAATTCCTCGCAGCCGCGCCGAAGTCGATCCAGATCACCGCGCAAATGGCCGGCATTCCTGGTGCCCCGCCGGCACCTACCGCGCCGCCTAAGAACTTGCAGGATCTCCTGATGCCGCCCGCGCCGCCGAGGCGCGCTCTCGGCGGCATCTTCGACGTCTACGACTCTGTCGCCTCGTTCGCAGACGGCAAGCTCCCCAGGCATGCGCTGCTGCAGCCGCCAGTGTCCGGCGCCGGCCTGGTGCAGTGGGCCGAACCGTCCACCGGCGGCGAGGCATTCATCCCCCTAAACGGCGGGCAGCGATCCATCAAAATCTGGGCGGAAACAGGTCGTCTGCTCGGCGTATTCGACGAGGGCGGCATCCGCGGCTGGCCCAGCGAACCCGGCACCTATGTGGTGACACCGGACAACATCATGACCGCGCTGCAATTCGCCCAATCCGTCTCCGGCAGAGCACCATACGGGCCGGCCGCCGGGCCGACCATGTACGACTGCTCCGGGTTCATGTCTGCCATCTACGGCATCCTCACGGGGCACGGACTGCCGGATGGCCAACGCTTCTTCACCACAGAGTCCGACTTCACCAAGCTCGGTTTCCTGCCGGGCTACGACCCATCATCGCCGTTCAACATCGGCGTCCATCACGGCGGACCGGGCGGCGGCCACATGGCCGGCACGCTGATGGGCTACAACGTCGAATCCGGCGGCTCGCACGGCGGCCCACTGATCGGTGCCGGCGCCGCGGGGGCTACTGATCCACAGTTCGAGGAGCACTACCACCTTCCCGGCTCCATGTACGGGTACGGCACAGGCGGCGCTGGCGGCTACTTCGAGCCACCAGACCCGAAGCGAGTACGTGAGGCCGAGCAGCGGGTCGCGCGCGCCGATCAACGCGTCGCCGAGCTCGAGCAGCAGCAGCGAGAGCTGAAGGCCGACGCGAAAGAGTCTGAGCGGATGCGGCTGCGAGACGAACTCGCCAACGCCCGCCAGGACGCCCAGGACGCGCGAGCCGACCTCGCCGAGGCTCGGCAAGGCAAATACCGCTCCGGTGGTGGCGGCGCGACGTCGTCGTTCCCCGGCCAGATCGGTGCTCCGATCGACCAGGACTTCGGGCTGTCGAAGGGGCTGCCTGGTCTGGCGGAGAACTTGACCAAGTTCTTCGCCAACCTGGCGTTCGCGCCTGTGCTCGGCGCGCTGGGCGCGGTGTCCGCAGCGGCTGGAAACCCCAGCGGCGGCGGCTTGATCGGTATCGCGGCATCTCAGCCGGGCAGCCTGTTCGCGGCCGCCGGTGGCTTCGGTGGCCTACTCGCAGGGCTCGGCGGCCCATCCGCAATGGGCCCCGCACCACTGGGTGGTGGCGGTGGCATGACGGTTCCAGGTATGGGCGTCGGCGGACTTCCCGGGCCTGGCGTCCCAGCAGACGCAGGAGGACCAGCGGCAGGCCCCACGCAGATCGGCGGTGTCGCACCCGCCGCGGGCCCTGGCGGTGGCGGCTTCGGCGGCCTCGGCGGCATGCCGATGGCAGCAATACAAACAGCAGCCAGCGGACTGAACATGCTCGCACCCGGTGCGGGCATCGCCGCGCAGATCGGCATCCAGGAAATCAACCGAGCCATCGCATACGCCGGTCAGGTCGCCGGCATCGGCGTCCAAGGGCTGATGGAGACGTTTCTGCCGACTGCGGGATCGCAACTGGCACAAAACAACTGGATTACCCGCATCGTTGGCGGGATAGCTGGAGCGCGCCCCCAGCTGCCCAACACTGCCGGCCAGTCCAGCATGCCAAGCAACAAGGCCCCGCAGCAGGCGCAGCCGCTGCCGCAGCAAAACCCGGGCGACGGGCAGCCACACCAGGGCAGCGGTAACCCGCCGGGCCCGATCAACATCACCTACAACAACAACAACGCCACCGAAGCCGCCGCCGGGCCGCGACCTGACGTTCCACCTCAGCAACATGTACCAAGGGGTCATGCTGTGAGCGCCGCTGTCCGCTATCCCGCCAACCAAGTCACTCCGCACGGCTGGTATCAGCTCATCAAGGGCGATCACCCCCTGGTGCGACTACGCGCCTATGACGGGTCGATTGACTTCGACCTGATGGGCGGGCTGTCGATCCCCGACCGCTACAGCGCGCCTGAGGCGGTTCACCTCGTCGACCTCAAGGGGCTGATCCCGCCGTGGCGGCACGTCGACCAAAAGGGCGCCACCGAGGACGGCATCACCCAGCTCGACGCACTCTACGACCCGATCGAGGTGGAGGCGAAGGTGATGTGCCGGGGCCGCGACCCGAAACACACCCGCCAGGTAGTGCGCGACCTTATCGCCTCGATCGACGCCAAGCAGCAATCCGAATTCTCCTGGCTCACTCACGATCTGGGCTACTGGTGGGCTCCGATTCGCTGGTTCAAAGGCGCGCCCCCCGACCCGTTGAGGGGGGCGCAGCTCGACCGGCAGGAGCTGACGTTGCGGCTGCGCGCCGACAGCGGCTTTTGGCGCTCCTACGACGACACTGCGACATTCCGGTTCGCCTACGACTCGATGAGTGACGACTTCGACGTCGACCACACCAGCACGCAGGATCTCGGCCCCGACTGGCCGCAGCGGTACAGCGGCCCTGGCGCCGGATACTGCACCAGCCGCGGCGGGCAGGCTGTGTGGGCCGAGTCCGGCACTGACGAGCGCGAGGTCGTCAACGGGCCCTACGCCGGCTTCGACACCGACACCGACAACCAGGTCATCGAAATCGAGCTCGGCTCCATCCCCGAAATCACCTTCCAGGGCGGCTGTTTCAACGACCTGTGGGGGCGGATGAACCGCAACCCCGACGGCACCTGGGCCGGTGACGGTATCCGCGCGCGCATCGGCTTGCAGGGATTCTTCGGCTGGGTGGAGCTCGCGCGGTTCAACAACTACGTCAAAACCGTTCTGTTCGAGCGGTTGATGATCATCCCGCCGATCTTCGGCGAGAAGTTCAGCCTGGTCTGCGGTGTCGAAGGTGACCCGCGCATGTTCCGCATCCTGCGCAACGGGCTACCAATCCTGTCGCACAAGGAGACTGGTGCCGGATCGGCGCTGGGCGCGGATCACCGCGGCGTCGGGTTCGGCATGGCTGCCGGCGCGGCCGAGTTCGGCAACCAAAAGAGCCCCGCATGGGTGCGGCGGTTCAACGCCGGCGACAACAACACCGTCAGCCAATCGGGGTTCCTGGCGCGCACCAACATCGGAGATCAGCCGATGTACGACGACTACACACTGTTCGGCCCAGGCATTTTTCGCATCTACGACGGCCCCGGCAGCGACGAGTACGTCGAATTCGGGCCGCTGCTGCCCAACCAGGTAGTGTTCTTGCGCACCGACCCACGCAAACGCGGCGCACAGGTGCAAGACCTCACCGTTGTGCCGCCGACACCGCAGCAGCTCAACAGTTTTCAGCAGGCGCTCGTCAAGTTCGAATCGTTCGCGTTCGCCAACAACATCCCCCCGCTGCTGCAAACCATCAACAGCCTGTTCGGGATCAAACCACCGCAGGGCAACATGTACAGCCTCCTCAAGGGCAGGTTCTCGAATCGGGCGGCGATCCCGCCCAAGTCGCCCGGCAACCCGGCGAAGCCCTACTTCGTGAAGGTCGCGATCGACGACGGCAACGCCGACTCCAAAATCATCGCCTCCGGCACACCGTTACGGAGATACCCGATCTGA
- a CDS encoding glycine-rich domain-containing protein, giving the protein MAATAAMSGAQIQQGAAAAALKQASAALAGAQAQAGGFAAALRQAIATLAGNVVVAFTPFAEENINRTNQPVPFGCSGCWVTLIGGGASGNQANVTAGQQGGPGGGRLNRVFIPAASLGSTYSVTRGLGATTARTSGGDSMFTSGSVALTAQGGQYPNAFSQAGGSWSATGISGVTGADGTTGGNGSPNSNPGSPGVNNPNNAGAGGGGGTASSGTTGGKGGDSSTVTGGAGGTTTAHRDGFSPADAAPGNGGAGGGGGGGNGGAGAKGGLYGGGGGGGAGQNGPFGAGGDGYTLVEWV; this is encoded by the coding sequence TTGGCCGCCACGGCGGCGATGTCCGGCGCGCAGATTCAGCAGGGGGCCGCGGCGGCGGCGCTCAAGCAAGCAAGTGCCGCACTGGCTGGTGCGCAGGCGCAGGCGGGTGGGTTCGCCGCAGCGCTGCGGCAGGCGATCGCCACACTTGCCGGGAACGTCGTGGTGGCATTCACGCCGTTCGCCGAAGAGAACATCAACCGCACGAATCAGCCTGTGCCATTTGGTTGTTCTGGCTGCTGGGTGACGCTGATCGGCGGCGGCGCATCTGGCAATCAAGCCAACGTCACTGCCGGTCAGCAGGGCGGCCCCGGCGGTGGGCGTCTGAACCGGGTGTTCATCCCGGCCGCGTCTCTCGGCTCCACCTACTCGGTAACCCGCGGCCTCGGGGCCACCACTGCAAGGACATCTGGCGGCGATTCCATGTTCACCTCTGGCTCAGTCGCGTTGACCGCACAAGGCGGCCAGTATCCCAACGCCTTCTCTCAAGCTGGCGGTAGCTGGTCTGCGACCGGCATCTCGGGTGTCACCGGCGCGGATGGCACCACCGGCGGCAACGGCAGCCCCAACAGCAACCCCGGCTCGCCAGGTGTGAACAACCCCAACAACGCCGGGGCGGGCGGTGGCGGCGGCACCGCAAGCAGCGGCACCACGGGCGGCAAGGGCGGCGATTCCAGCACCGTCACGGGTGGTGCTGGCGGCACAACGACCGCCCACCGCGACGGTTTCTCGCCGGCAGACGCCGCGCCCGGCAACGGCGGTGCTGGCGGCGGCGGCGGCGGCGGTAATGGCGGCGCTGGCGCAAAAGGCGGTCTGTACGGCGGCGGCGGCGGCGGCGGCGCGGGCCAAAACGGTCCATTTGGTGCCGGCGGCGACGGCTACACGCTCGTCGAATGGGTCTAA
- a CDS encoding C40 family peptidase, with product MKTAFGAAVLLAAALSVAPAHADPSVVPAARTRIGSPYRWGAAGPDAFDCSGLVVWAYAQIGVQLPHSSEALAVGGQPITRDELAPGDIVTFYPNATHAAIYSGDGMVIHASKPGQPVAEVPLDQAGPFHNARHYS from the coding sequence GTGAAAACCGCGTTCGGCGCGGCGGTGCTCCTGGCCGCCGCGCTTTCTGTTGCGCCCGCGCACGCCGACCCCTCGGTCGTGCCAGCGGCGCGCACACGCATCGGAAGCCCCTACCGCTGGGGCGCGGCCGGCCCGGACGCGTTCGACTGCTCCGGGCTGGTCGTGTGGGCGTACGCCCAGATCGGCGTGCAGCTGCCGCACTCCAGCGAGGCGCTGGCGGTCGGCGGACAGCCGATCACCCGCGACGAACTAGCCCCTGGCGACATTGTGACGTTCTATCCCAACGCAACACACGCCGCCATCTACAGCGGTGACGGCATGGTCATCCACGCATCCAAACCCGGCCAGCCCGTCGCCGAAGTACCACTCGACCAAGCAGGACCGTTCCACAACGCCAGGCACTACTCGTGA
- a CDS encoding N-acetylmuramoyl-L-alanine amidase: MHTQEGDGNADSLARYLADPASQVSYHYTISTGYPHDDGVTVCDVVDTDLASWSVGDANNRSINLCFAGSSVNWSRDEWLTKAGRAIDVAAYLAVQDCRKYGIPTTILGFGGEYPIHGAGISDHRYVTDVIGWGTHTDVGPNFPKDVFAAAVAKYAGTQQDQPSTDQPETGGTALDALTPDEQHELLDKTRYIYDQLGPGFDSWGVDGDLGRNAQGLRRTLRAGLAALMRKVGA; this comes from the coding sequence TTGCACACACAGGAAGGCGACGGCAACGCCGACTCGCTAGCCAGGTATTTGGCTGATCCCGCCTCGCAAGTCTCCTACCACTACACGATCAGCACCGGCTACCCGCACGACGACGGTGTCACCGTCTGCGATGTTGTCGACACCGATTTGGCCTCCTGGTCTGTCGGTGACGCCAACAACCGGTCAATCAACTTGTGTTTCGCCGGGTCCAGCGTGAATTGGAGCCGCGACGAATGGCTGACGAAAGCCGGTCGCGCCATCGACGTTGCCGCTTACCTCGCGGTGCAGGACTGCCGAAAGTACGGCATTCCCACCACAATCCTCGGTTTCGGGGGCGAGTATCCCATCCACGGTGCCGGCATCTCCGACCACCGCTACGTCACCGACGTGATTGGGTGGGGCACCCACACCGATGTCGGACCTAACTTCCCCAAGGACGTGTTCGCTGCCGCGGTGGCCAAATATGCGGGCACACAACAGGATCAGCCGTCGACCGATCAACCCGAGACAGGAGGAACAGCGTTGGACGCGCTCACACCGGACGAACAGCACGAGCTGCTTGACAAGACCCGCTACATCTACGACCAGCTCGGCCCCGGTTTCGACTCGTGGGGCGTCGACGGGGATTTAGGCCGCAACGCGCAAGGATTGCGGCGCACTTTGCGCGCCGGGCTGGCGGCCCTCATGCGAAAGGTGGGTGCGTGA
- a CDS encoding holin, which yields MCSGGNAVDVLHVNWVDTLSIGAGAALISVLTSIVSYKIAGQKTSTASGE from the coding sequence GTGTGTTCGGGGGGCAACGCCGTCGACGTGCTGCACGTCAACTGGGTTGACACTCTGTCGATCGGGGCCGGCGCGGCGCTCATCTCAGTGCTGACATCAATCGTCTCCTACAAGATCGCCGGGCAGAAAACCAGTACCGCCAGCGGTGAGTGA
- a CDS encoding DNA cytosine methyltransferase: protein MIVENVVDAWHWEPFRAWLMAMDSLGYDHHVVFLNSMHAQAFGPGAPQSRDRMYVVFWRKGNQRPEIERVTAPAAVCPVHGDVRARQVFKRAERSPWGRYRQQYIYTCPTLGCHQIVEPHYRPAAEIIDWALLGQRIGDRDRPLAEKTLARIRAGIERYWAPLLVPVEGRDGKQAAPVDQPARTTRENDGIAMTPFIAELRGGGSKHRPVTDPLCTVVANGNHHGLVTTYYGNGGTRPASDALATVTAVERHALLMRNNTARGDQGQMTTPVREPIRTVTTTGHQSLLTAEQLTIDLNDVLFRMLEPREIAAAMDFPGDYRILGNRREQVRQAGNAVTPPAARDLVGVVAESLGVAS, encoded by the coding sequence GTGATCGTCGAGAACGTGGTCGACGCCTGGCATTGGGAGCCGTTCCGGGCGTGGCTGATGGCGATGGACAGCCTCGGCTACGACCACCACGTGGTGTTCTTGAACTCGATGCACGCGCAGGCGTTCGGGCCCGGCGCCCCGCAGTCGCGGGACCGCATGTACGTGGTGTTCTGGCGGAAAGGCAACCAGCGGCCGGAGATTGAGCGCGTCACCGCGCCGGCCGCGGTGTGCCCGGTGCACGGCGACGTCCGCGCCCGCCAGGTCTTCAAACGCGCGGAGCGGTCACCGTGGGGCCGCTACCGCCAGCAGTACATCTACACCTGCCCGACATTGGGATGCCACCAGATCGTCGAGCCGCACTACCGCCCGGCCGCCGAGATCATCGACTGGGCGCTCCTGGGCCAGCGGATCGGCGATCGCGACCGGCCACTCGCCGAGAAGACCCTCGCGCGAATCCGCGCCGGCATCGAACGCTACTGGGCGCCGCTGCTGGTGCCTGTCGAAGGCCGCGACGGCAAGCAGGCCGCACCCGTCGACCAGCCGGCACGCACCACCCGCGAGAACGACGGCATCGCGATGACGCCCTTCATCGCCGAGCTGCGCGGCGGCGGATCGAAACACCGGCCCGTCACCGACCCGCTCTGCACGGTCGTCGCGAACGGCAACCACCACGGCCTCGTCACCACCTACTACGGCAACGGCGGAACACGCCCGGCGAGCGACGCGCTGGCCACCGTCACCGCGGTCGAGCGCCATGCGCTTCTGATGCGGAACAACACCGCGCGCGGCGACCAAGGCCAGATGACAACCCCTGTGCGAGAGCCGATCCGGACCGTCACCACGACCGGACACCAATCGCTGCTCACCGCAGAACAGCTAACGATCGACCTCAATGACGTCCTGTTCCGCATGCTTGAGCCCCGCGAGATCGCCGCGGCGATGGACTTTCCCGGCGACTACCGCATCCTCGGCAACCGCCGCGAACAGGTTCGGCAGGCTGGCAACGCTGTCACACCTCCCGCGGCGCGTGATCTGGTGGGCGTCGTCGCTGAATCACTGGGGGTCGCATCGTGA
- a CDS encoding DUF732 domain-containing protein, whose translation MSQIPVTITDSAVLTASGRSICGDLQHGMTPAQVAAANVGNNGMTFAQTSAIVNAAITAFCPQYAG comes from the coding sequence GTGTCACAGATACCCGTGACCATTACAGATTCCGCGGTCCTCACCGCCAGTGGCCGTTCTATCTGCGGTGACCTGCAACACGGCATGACTCCGGCCCAGGTCGCCGCCGCCAACGTGGGCAATAACGGCATGACCTTCGCGCAGACTTCCGCGATCGTTAATGCGGCAATTACCGCCTTCTGCCCCCAATACGCTGGCTGA
- a CDS encoding DUF2510 domain-containing protein, with protein sequence MSQPVPPPGWYPDPYDSSKQRYFDGKQWVDLPHPPPAAAQPSIVINNNVGAAAPPVVVTSGPNHALHLILTILTCGTWLPIWLIIAIVGHRRVQVGGNSGGSATAMVVGAVVGGLFLIGLASAHFAAFVVLAALVGLAFLGYWAYQRSVDRRAEQARIAARADAEHQALMRGNPAGTYGLYPPVPPPDPNPGQPT encoded by the coding sequence ATGAGCCAACCCGTGCCGCCGCCCGGCTGGTACCCCGACCCCTACGACTCGTCGAAGCAGCGCTACTTCGACGGCAAGCAGTGGGTCGACCTGCCGCACCCACCCCCGGCAGCGGCGCAGCCGTCAATCGTCATCAACAACAACGTCGGCGCCGCCGCGCCGCCCGTAGTGGTCACAAGCGGGCCCAACCACGCCCTGCACCTGATCCTGACCATCCTCACATGCGGCACGTGGCTGCCGATATGGCTGATCATCGCGATCGTGGGCCATCGGCGGGTACAGGTAGGCGGCAACTCCGGCGGCTCGGCGACTGCGATGGTCGTCGGCGCCGTGGTCGGCGGCCTATTCCTAATCGGCCTGGCGTCCGCCCACTTCGCGGCTTTTGTCGTGCTGGCCGCCCTGGTCGGCTTAGCATTCCTCGGCTACTGGGCTTATCAGCGCAGTGTCGATCGCCGCGCCGAGCAGGCCAGGATCGCGGCCCGCGCCGACGCCGAACACCAGGCGTTGATGCGCGGCAACCCGGCAGGAACCTACGGCCTGTATCCACCTGTGCCGCCGCCGGATCCAAACCCAGGCCAACCCACGTGA